The Bacillus sp. FJAT-27916 genomic interval CGTACAGGCTAATTATGCTGAACCGAATGATAAGTATTTCGGTATAGCAGAAGGAAAAAATGTCATTTATATTCATCTTGAGTCCTTTCAGAATTTCTTGATTGACTATCAATTAAATGGAGAAGAAGTCACGCCATTTATTAACTCAATGGCTAGAGACAAGAATACCTTGTATTTCAATAACTTCTACCATCAAACAGGACAAGGTAAGACATCTGACTCAGAGATGCTGCTTGAGAACTCCCTGTTTGGATTGCCTCAAGGATCTGCTATGACAACGAATGGTACGAACACCTATCAGTCTGCAGCAGCCATCTTAGAGCAATCGAAAGGCTACTCTTCTGCCGTCTTCCACGGAAATACGAAGACATTCTGGAATCGTGATGAAATTTATAAGTCATGGGGTGTCCAAAACTTCTTCGATTCCAGCTATTATGATATGAATGAGGAGGATGTTGTTAGTTACGGTCTAAAGGATAAACCGTTCTTTGAACAGTCTATGGAGTATTTAGAATCACTCCCACAGCCGTTCTATACGAAATTCATTACTGTAACACACCACTTCCCATACACGATTGATGAGGAAGACGCAACAATCGGGCCAGCTGCAACCGGTGACGGATCTGTAGACCGTTACTTCCAGACAGCCCGCTATATGGACGAAGCCATTGAGGAATTCGTTCAAGACCTGAAAGAATCTGGTCTATACGACAACTCTATTCTAGTATTCTACGGTGACCATTATGGAATTTCTGAAAACCATAATGAAGCAATGGCTGAGATTCTCGGTCAGGAAGAAATCACTGAATTTGATAACGCTGAGCTTCAAAAAGTACCACTTCTTATCCACATCCCTGGAGTAGAAGGCGGCGTTCAATCTCAATATGGCGGTCAAGTTGACCTGCTTCCAACACTCATGCACTTGCTTGGTGTTGAATCAGATGATTATATTCAATTGGGTACTGACCTTCTATCAGAAGACCATAATGAAATCGTACCATTCCGTAATGGTAACTTTATGAGCCCTACCATCAATAAGATTAATGGTAAGTTTTATGACTCTGAAGGTAATTTGATGGAAGAAACAGAAGAAGCCTCCCAAATGGCAGATTACGCACAGACCATGCTTGATATGTCTGATAAGGTCATCTATGGTGATTTATTGCGATTCTACAAACCAGATGGATTCACGGCTGTAGATAGATCTAAATATAATTATAATATTGACCAAGGTGAATCCACTGATTCACCTGCGACAGAAGAAACAATGGAAACCGAATAAAAGATAAAGGCAGCTGCACACCGGATGCTTCTGGTGAGTCAGCTGCCTTTTTGTATTTTCTGGTTCAAATCACCTTGATTGGGTACAATACCTTTATGCAAAAACCATCGGAGATCCGTTTAATCAGGTTTTAAATGTTACAAATGTTACAGAAGATTACCTTAATGTAAATTCATTGTAAATGAATATTACGTTAAACATACTTATTGTAAAGATTTTATGAATTACACATTTTTTCTTTTCAACAGTTTCCAAAAGGATTAAAATTAGTTAGCGTCAAAAAAGTTATTTTTTATTGTCGAAAGAAAGTGGAGGTAATTATGGTATTCAAATCAAAAAAGGACAAATTCGCAGTCATGCTGTTGAACATTTCCTCAAACTTAAAAGAGGCTTCTGATTATTTTGCTGACTATAAATTAAAGAACATTAGCGACTTAAAAATATTCGCCGATACAATGAAGCAATATGAAACAACTGGAGATGAGCATGTTCATGAAGTAATCAAAGAATTGAACAATGCCTTCATTACGCCAATCGAGCGTGAAGACATCTTAATGCTTGCCATGACAATGGATGATGTTCTTGATGGATTAGAGCACTGCTCTGCCCTTTTTGAAATGTATTCAATCGTGAATGCAAATGAATACATGCTTAAATTTGTAGATGAGATTCGCAATGCAGCACACGAAATTGATCGTGCGGTTGACTTGCTGACAGTGAAGAAATTGAACGATATCCGTCCAATCGCTATCAAGATCAAGGAACATGAGTCCGATTGCGATACATTGCACCGTCAATCTGTTAAACATTTGTTCAGTGTTGAGAAGGATCCTATCCGTATCATTCAATATAAAGAAATTTACGAGAACCTTGAAGAGATCGCAGACTACTGCCAATCCGTAGCGAACACACTTGAAACAATCGTTATGAAAAACGCTTAATGAAAGGTTTTTAAACAATCATGGATACATTATTAATTATAACCGTCTTAATCGTGATCTTAGCCTTGTCTTTTGACTTCATTAACGGGTTTCACGATACAGCTAATGCCATTGCTACTGCGGTTTCAACGAAAGCTTTAAAACCAAGACATGCTATTTTGATGGCCGCTATCATGAACTTTGTCGGTGCGATGACATTTACAGGGGTTGCGAAAACCATTACAAAGGATATCGTGGACCCATTTACATTAGATAACGGCTCTGTCGTCATCATGGCTGCATTGATTTCAGCTATTGCCTGGAACTTAATTACATGGTATTACGGAATTCCAAGCAGTTCCTCCCATGCCATCATCGGATCCATTGCTGGTGCAGCAATCGCCGCTGCCGGCTTTGGCGCGATTCATTTTGATGGATTCATAAAGATTATCTTTGCCTTATTATTCTCACCAATCATTGCCTTTGTTGTCGGATATATTGTCTACAGCATATTCAAGATTGTCTTTAAAAACAATAATCTAACGAAGACGAATAAGCGTTTCCGTTACCTGCAAATTGGAACGGCTGCCCTGCAGGCTTATTCCCATGGTACAAATGATGCCCAAAAAGCAATGGGAATTATCACCCTTGCTCTCATCTCCAACGGGTTTGTAACATCTACAGATATCCCGACTTGGGTTCAAGTATCCTGTGCGACGGCAATGGGGCTTGGTACATCTGTCGGCGGTTGGAGAATTATTAAAACCGTAGGCGGCAATATTATGAAAATCCGCCCAATCAACGGTGTAGCAGCTGATATGTCATCTGCAGCTATCATTTTCGGTGCAACCTTCATTCACCTTCCTGTCAGTACGACACACGTCATTTCCTCATCCATCATGGGTGTGGGTGCGTCACATCGTGTCAAAGGAGTTAAATGGAGTACGGCACAGCGTATGATCATCACTTGGATTATCACAATGCCAATCGCAGCAACACTTGCTGGGATTATATACTTAATCTTGGATTTATTCTTTTAATCATATCGGGTATCCTTTCCTAAATGGAAGGGGTACCTTTTTTTGTGCCAACTGTCCTCAACAGCTCCAATAATTTCTCCTACATCCACTTCCATTTCCTGTATAATATAATTATATTGGATACATTAAAGGAGCATAAAAGATGGAGAAGGAATTTCATTCAAAGGATTATTTCAATGAAGTGTACGCTAACTTGGATGAATTCGCAGAGCAGGTCAGCACCCTCATTGGCTGCCCGATTACGATAGAAGATTCAAGTCACCAGCTTCTTGCATATAGTACTCACAGTGATATCACTGATGAGGCCCGAATCCTCACCATCATGGGACGAAGAGTACCAGAGAAAGTCATCAATGCCCTCTGGAAGGAAGGAACAATCCCTGCCCTGCTCGGCAGCAGCGAGCCCATTATCATCCCCCAAAAACAGCAGATTGGATTAGGCAAACGAGTTGCCATATCGATTCGAAAGAATGAGAATGTCCTCGGATTTATTTGGGCTGCCCTTAATTCAGAATCAGACCTTACAGCTGAGGAACTCAACATTCTAAAATTAGCCGCCAAGGAAGCCAAAAATCAATTATTGCTCGTCCAGTCGCGAAGGAAACGAAAAGAAGAAAGCTATCAGGAATTCTTTTGGAAGCTGCTCACCGGCCATTATGCTTCTGAGAGGGAGCTTCGCACTCAATTGGCGCGTTTCTCTTTTGTTCTTCCACCCCAATACTGTATCATTGCCTTTCAATTTGAGCAGGTCATAACAGCAGATACGGAAAAGCATATTCAATACCTAGTCAACACCACTCAAAAGGTAAACACGATTTTCCAAACTGTTGACTCTGACAAGTTCATCCTGCTGGGCGATTCCTCAACTCCTGATTCATCCCAAGCAATCAGCTCTTTTATTAAATCATTTATAGACAATATGCAGGAGCGCTTTGGCATCCGGGTGGCAGCAGGTGGATTCGGTAGAAGCTGCAGCCAGCTCATTGATGCTCAAATAAGCTATATGGAAGCCATTAGCGTCATCAATCTCAAGAAGAGATACAAACAAGAACTCGCCGCCATCTTTGATTACAACCTGCTCGGCATCTATCAATATCTTGAAACTCTCCATAAACAGCATTCAAGCCAGCATCAATTACCAGAAGGTCTTCGTATTTTGAATGAATATGACTTAAAACACCAGACAGACCTGTTTTATACGCTTGAAACCTTTTTAACTGAACCGAATGAGGCAGCATCACTCCTCCATATTCACTCCAATACCTTATCCTACCGCTTAAGAAGAATCTCAGAGATCAGCGGTTATGATTTAAAGGACACGAATATACGAGCCTATCTCTTAATTGAATTCAAGCTGGCAAGATTTGAATAAAGCGTTTAAGATTTGTCTTTTTTCACAAATTGTTCTTTTTTCTTTTTCTCTTTTTCACATATAATTATCTGAAAATTACTATTATAATATTGGTACAAACGTATGTCTGGAGGAGAAGAAATGCGAATTGGAATACCTAAAGAAATCAAAAACAACGAAAACCGAGTTGCCATCACTCCAGCGGGTGTATTAACCTTCACAAGCGCCGGCCATGAAGTATTGGTCGAAACATCTGCCGGTCTTGGCAGCGGATTTACGGATGCTGATTATGAAGCAGCGGGGGCTGTGATTACAAATGTTCAGGAAGTATGGACAAGAGCAGAAATGGTCATGAAAGTAAAGGAACCTATTCAAGAAGAATACCATTATTTCCGGCCTGGCCTTATCCTATTCACATACTTGCATTTAGCGGCAGAACCAGCCTTAACGAAGGCATTAATCGATAATCAAGTCTTCTCAATTGCCTACGAAACCGTCAAGAGCGGAAATAAACTCCCATTGCTGACACCAATGAGCGAGGTCGCAGGCAGAATGGCAGCCCAGATTGGAGCCCATTTCCTCGAAAAGCCGGAAGGCGGCAAAGGGGTTCTTCTAAGCGGAGTTCCTGGAGTAAAGCGTGGTAAGGTTACGATTATTGGAGGCGGGGTTGTAGGCATGAACGCTGCTAAAGTGGCTATCGGTCTTGGGGCAGATGTCACCATTATCGACCTTAACCCAGACCGTCTGCGTGAGATTGATGATATATTTGGCAACCAAGTCTCAACCTTGATCTCTAATACACTCAATATTGCCAACGCCATTGCTGAATCAGACCTCGTTATCGGAGCTGTCCTCATTCCAGGAGCAAAGGCGCCTAAGCTTGTCACAGATGCAATGGTCCAAGCCATGACACCTGGTTCTGTGATTGTGGATGTTGCTATCGACCAAGGAGGTATTTTCGAGACAGCTGACCATATATCCACACATGACCAGCCAACTTATGTGAAGCACGGAGTTGTTCATTATGCCGTTGCCAATATGCCAGGTGCTGTCCCTCGTACTTCTACGATAGCCCTGACAAATGTGACGATTCCTTATGCCGTTCAGATCGCTAATAAAGGTGCCCTAAAGGCCGTACAAGAGAATCCTAGCCTTGCTGAAGGCGTAAACACCCTCAATGGACATGTTACGTATGAGGCGGTTGCACGCGATCTAGGCTATGCCTATAAACCACTTAAAGAAGCTAGTGCCCATCATCCGGTACAGCCGGCATAATAAATCAAAGGCCGCCCATCATATGATGGACGGCCTTCTTTCATTCAGCTTCTAACCAGCGGCATACTCATGCAGCGCGGGCCCCCCCTGCCTCTAGAAAGCTCTGCGCTTGGAACCTCAATGACCTCAATCCCATACTCCGTTAAAAGCTCATTAGTAACCTGATTACGATCATAGGTGATGACCACTCCAGGGGCAATAGCCAGTGTATTAGATCCGTCATTCCATTGCTCTCTTGGCGAGAAAATCGAATCTCCTCCTCCACATGGAATCAGAGCTATTTCCGGTAAATACAAGGCCTCCTTCAAGGTCTCTGATAAATTTGTTCTCCTTGCTATCTGCACCTCGTTCTCACTATCGAGCTCAAGCAGGAAAATATTCATTTGTCCATTTAATCCTTCAATTTCCGGATGAATCGTAAATTTATCCTGGTCCACCATCGTGAATACCGTATCTAAGTGCATAAAAGCCCGTTTCTTTGGTATTTCAACCGCCATAACCTTCTTATAGGAATTATCCGCTCCAAGCAGATTATGAGCCAATTGCTCAATCGCCCTTGCTGATGTGCGTTCGCTAACGCCAATAGCAACAACCTCCTCGCTCAAGACAAGAATATCCCCGCCTTCCATTGCAAATGGATAAGTGCGCTGCAGCCATTGTGGATGATGATTTATACAATAATTCGGATGATACTTCATAATGAATTCCCAAAAGAGCGATTCTCGTTTCCGTGCTGATGTCGACATCTTATGAATGGTCAAGCCCTCTCCTATAACAGCTGCTGCATCCCGCGTGAAATACAGATTTGGAAGCGGATCAATATAGAAAGGATAATGGGCAGACAATAAGTCATCTAAATGAAGCTTTTGATAATGGTCAAGATCTTTCTTGAGAACTCCCTCCATCAATTTCTTGACCAGCTCTGTTGGAGGAAGCGAATCCAAATATTCCCGCAATGCCTTGTATCCTTTATGCAGATGATTCTTGCTTTCCTTCAAAAAAGCCTCAATTAACTCTCCTTTTACCACCTCATCGAGAAGGGATTCTTCTACCAATTTTTCCAAATAAACCACTTCTGTTCCCCGCTCCTTCAAAACAGCAGCAAAGGCATCATGCTCCTTTTGCATAGTAGGTAAGAAAGGAATATCGTCAAATAACAGCCTCTCCATATTAGATGGAATAAGATGTTCTATTTCCTTCCCTGGTCTGTGTAATAGTACGCGTTCAAGCTTCCCTATTTCCGTCGTGACATGAAGACTCTTTCTCGTTTTCTCCAAACAAAGACCCCCTTGACTTCCCTATTCTTTCCTTTTAGTTTACCATAATATTTTTCCCATTTCTGGATACAACTTGAATTAAAGAGTCCAATTTATGTAAAAACGAAAATACGCTATATTGACATAAAAATATGTGGTAAACTAATCACAGTTTTTCCTTTGTATAAATATACAGATGAAAGCTGTATGAGCGACCTGTTTTCAAGGAAATTTCATAACCTAGCCAAATTGTTGAATATTTATGAATATTTTTATTTTGGTAAAGCGTTAAAAAATGATTGTTTATTTGGCTAAATTTTTTTACAATAACATTTGTATATTTTTAATGAAGGATAAGGAGAGGTTAAATTTATGTCAGCAAATGCTCAGGCACTAAATAATAAAAAGCATCCTCCCGGGCTCTACCTGCTATTCCTGACAGAAATGTGGGAAAGGTTCAGCTACTACGGTATGCGTGCCATCTTAATTCTATATTTAACAACAGAGCTTGTTAGCGGCGGTCTAGGAATTGACAGCTCAGTCGCACTAAGCATCTATGGTTTCTATACTGGGGCCGTTTATTTCACTCCGCTTGTCGGCGGATGGTTAGCAGACCGCTACTTAGGTCACCGTCTATCCATCACAATCGGCGGTACCTTAATGGCACTAGGGAATATTGCCCTTTTTGCTCACCAAAGCAGATTGGCCTTATTCATTGGATTGCTTTTAATGATCATTGGTAATGGTTTCTTCAAACCAAACATCTCTACATTGCTTGGAGATTTATATAAAGGGAATGAATCCCGCCGTGATGCTGGATTCACAATCTTCTACATGGGAATTAACCTCGGTGCATTCTTTGCTCCATTATTGATTGGTTTCCTTTCTGAAGACCTATTCGCTTCTACAGTGAACGGTGTTATGCACTACGGATTCCGTTACGGATTCTTGGCTTCTGCAATTGGTATGATTATCGGTCAAGTAATCTTCAACCTTTTAGCGAACAAATACCTTGGCGACATTGGTAAACGTCCTGCTACTATTGAAGTGGCAGACGGCAAGGAAATTAAAAACAACAAGCCGCTTACTCGCGGTGAGAAACAACGCACATGGGTTATTATCATCATCACTTGCTTTGTCGTGTTCTTCTGGGCTGGTTTCGAGCAAGCAGGAAGCTCTTTAACCCTTTATACAAAGGACTTCGTTGATCGTGAAGTATTCGGCTGGACGATGCCAATCTCTTGGTTCCAATCATTAAATCCATTCTTCATCGTACTATTGGCACCGGCTATTTCCGCCCTTTGGGTGAAGCTTGCAAACTCTAAACGCGGAGATATCCCAGTACCGACTAAGATGGCTATGGGTATGATTACACTAGGTTTAGGTTATATCGTTCTTCTATTCGCGGTATTCCAAACAGGTAACGATGCTGCGACAATGGCACAAAAAGCGAACATGATGTTCATCATCGTGACTTACTTGATGCACACACTCGGTGAGTTGTTCTTATCACCAGTTGGTCTTTCTTTAGTAAGTAGAATCGCTCCAGTGAAATTAGCTTCCTTGCTTATGGGTGTATGGCTTGCCTCTTCCGGTATTGCAAACATTCTTGCTGGGCAGCTTGCAGCGTTCACTCAATCACTTGGATACTTTGAAGTATTCGCCGTGATCGGCGGATTGGCAATCTTCTTCGGTCTATTGCTATTGGCATTGTCTAAGAAGCTTGTTGCTATGATGGAAACAGAATAATGGATTCTATAATCGAGTAGGAGGGGGCGACTAACCCCCGACCTCTCAGACCACCGTACGTACGGTCCCGTATACGGCGGTTCAATCAAGTTGATGACGCAAGGTTTCATACCGACCTNNNNNNNNNNNNNNNNNNNNNNNNNNNNNNNNNNNNNNNNNNNNNNNNNNNNNNNNNNNNNNNNNNNNNNNNNNNNNNNNNNNNNNNNNNNNNNNNNNNNNNNNNNNNNNNNNNNNNNNNNNNNNNNNNGCCTTCGTATCGGCTAACGCGAAGTATCCACACCATCCGGTTAGATACTGGTTCAGTTTCTGAATCCGGTATTCCATTGGGTAAGGCATCTTCCTGGAAGTGATTTTCCGGACCTTCTCCTTCATTCGCTGGATGCTCGCTTTTGCGATGCGAATTTTTGGCTCTTTCGTCGATGCGAAAGTAAACCCCAGAAACTTACGTTTCCAAGGTCGGCCTACCGCTGACTTCTTCTCATTCACTTTCAATCGGAGCTTCCCCTCAATGAGTCGTTGAATGCTGGCCAAGGTTCGTTCACCTGCACGCTTGGATTTCACGTAGATATTGCAATCATCCGCATAGCGTACGAATCGATGTTCCCGGCTTTCTAATTCTTTATCCAATTCATCTAGGACAATATTTGAAAGTAAGGGGCTTAGGGGACCTCCCTGAGGAGTTCCTTTCTCCATACTGGTAACCACTCCATTGATCATCACTCCAGCTTGTAAATACCGGCGAATTAGTTTCAATAGAGGTTTCTCATCGATTCTCTTTGCCAACGTGCTCATTAGTCGGTCATGATTGACCTTGTCAAAGAACTTCTCCAAGTCCATGTCTACTACCCATCTGTATCCTTCTTGGATGTAGCCCTTCGCCTTCCGTACAGCGTCATGGGCACTCCGGTTTGGTCGGAAGCCATAACTATGTTCGGAGAACATGGGGTCGTATATCTTCGATACCACTTGGGCTATCGCCTGTTGAATCAAACGGTCTGTCACGGTAGGGATTCCCAGTAGCCGGAAGCCGCCATCAGGTTTCGGGATTTCGACTCTTCGGACTGGCATCGGTTCGTAGGTTCCCTCCAGAATAGCTTCTCTGATGGAAGACCAATTTTCGACTAAGTGCTGACGTAGGTTTTGTACGGGCATCTTATCTACTCCATGACTTCCTTTATTCTTTTCGACTCGCTTTAATGCGAGAAGCATATTCTCCCGTGACAGGATTTGATTCAAAAGCATCTCGTTTCTTCCTTCCGTGAATAGCTTATCTTCTTATGCCAGCCGTCACTCCATCCTCCGGGAAGTCCCCTGCGGGATTCACCGCATCCTTCTTCTCGTGAGGTCTCTTACGTTTTCTATGGTCATCATGACAGACTGAATGCCAAGGGCTATTCTCTCTTGATTGTTCGGTCCTTCCGAATCGTTCTAGACCGATTCGTACTATGACCTCAGCTGACTTCTGATGGTTCAGCTGCCTATCACTAGACAGGTTATGAAGGGTACTTCACATCTCCATCAGACCTCCCCGGGTAAGGGCGCACGCTTTCTCTCCATGTCCCCACTGCATTTACTCTCTATCACCTTCGGCAGTAAGAGCTTTGTTTTGTTTAGCAAACTCACTCAATGACAGCTAGCCTTGTATGCAGTTCGTGTTCCTTGGGGCGGAGATTTGCCTCCAACTTCCTTCAGATTCCGCGTCACCACGGACACCCTTGTCTTTGGCTAACCCCTACTACTGCCTTCGAGGCTCGGGACTTTCACCCTAAAGCTTACACCCATGCCGGGCACACTAAAGAGGCAGGCGGATTGATCATCCGCCTGCCTTTTTTTGTTGAGTAATAACCTAGCGTCCAGCCGCTCCTTCTGGTTCTTTCTTGAAAAAGCTTCGCATCGCATGAAATACATCTGCTTTCTGCTTCAAAATATAATATTGGAATTTCTCATCCTTTATATTCTTGTAGGCAGACATGAGTGTAGAGTTTCGGTTATATTGATTAACCTCCCCATACCCGAACATATTAGAGACCTTCATCAATTCACCAACCAGCTTGATGCAGCGCGGGTTGTCTGAGGTTAGATTATCTCCATCCGAGAAGTGAAATGGGTAGATATTATAACGCTCTATTGGATATTTCTCCTCAATGATTTCGAGTGCCTTTCTGTAGGCGGATGAACAAATCGTGCCTCCGCTCTCCCCCTTCGAGAAGAAGTCCTCCTCTTCGACAACCTTCGCCTCAGTATGATGGGCTATGAATTCAATATCAACCGTTTCATATTTCGTCCTCAAAAAGCGCGTCATCCAGAAAAAGAAGCTTCTGGCCATATACTTTTCCCATAGACCCATACTGCCTGACGTATCCATCATGGCAAGAACAACAGCCTTTGACTCCGGCTTCTCAATGGTATTCCATGACTTGAATTTCAGATCCTCCTGAAAGATTGGCACAAATCCAGGCGTACCACTTAAGGCGTTACGTTTAAATGCACTGATCATCGTCCGTTTCTTATCGACATTTCCCATTAAGCCAGTTTTCCGAATATCATTGAACTCATAATGCTCTGTGACATGATCTCCTTGATCCTTCTGCTTCAGATTGGGCAGCTCAAGCTCTGAGAAGAGTGCCTCTTGAATCTCGAGCAAGGATACCTCTGACTCCACATAATCCTCTCCAGCCTGATCGCCGGCTTCCCCGCCTTTACCTGGTGCCTTCTGGCCAGCGCCGTCTCTGGCGACAACATCCCCCACCTGCGAATCACCGTCACCCTGGCCAACATGCTTATTCTTATCGTAATTGTAACGAATCTTATATTCATCCAGAGAACGGATTGGTATTTTCACGACATCTCTTCCATTGGACATAATGATACTTTCCTCTGTTATCAAATCGGGCAGATTGTTCTTGATTGCCTCTTGCACTTTCTCCTGGTGTCTTTGCTGATCGTCAAATCCTTTTCGATGGAGGGCCCAATCTTCCTTTGAAATGGCAAACTGATGGCTGCTGTTGTCGGACATCTCTTATCCCCTCCTGTATATCCCTCATGAGAAATAAAGGTTAACCCATTATTGATAGATTACTCTATCCTATGCGGAAAACATGATTTATTGCCAAAATATTCAATAAATAAGACAAAGATCTTTAATGATACAGCCGATTCTTCATAAACGAAAACAGGCAGAGAAACCTTCATCGTTTTCTCCGCCTGCTTCATGTGTATTGCCTACTTATCATTCACTTCTTCGTCCTCATGCTGGACTGGGTCTGGTGACTTACCATAATCATTGGCCAGCTCTTCATTGGTCCGCAAATTCTCCATTTGCTTTCCTAGATTTTTCATTTCCTTTAAATCCGGAGCCATTTGCCCATTTTCCACTCTACTCTCAGCAATGGTTTCGGCCTTTTCTGTTTTCTTCATTTTTCATCACCTCTAGTCCCCCATTTCCCTTTTTCAGGAAAACCAAACTCAGGGGGGGATAGAAGGCGGCAAAAGCAGAGAACCCTATTATAAGGGGAATCATATGAATAATTAACGATTTAAAAGGCTGCCTACATAACGCAGCAATTCATTGGCGGAAGTCGAGTTATAGCCATGCTCATCAATGAGGCGGGCAACGACCTCATTTATTTTCTTCAATTGTGTTTCATCCGGGGTCTTAGAGGAGGTGGTAATCTTCACAACATCCTTCAAATCAGCAAACAGCTTCTTCTGGATGGCTTCCCTCAGGCGGTCATGAGAGTTATAGTCAAACCGTTTTCCTTTACGGGCATAGGCAGAGATTCGGATAAGGATTTCTTCTCTGAATGCCTTCTTCGCATTCTCTGAAATACCGATTTGCTCTTCAATCGATCTCATTAATTTCTCATCAGGATTAATTTCCTCACCGGTCAGAACATCACGAAGCTTCGATTTGTTGCAGAATGCCTCAACATTATCGAGGTAATTATTCATAAGGGTCTTAGCTGACTCCTCATAGGAATACACGAATGCCTTTTGAACCTCTTTTTTGGCAATATCATCATATTCCTTACGGGCAAGTGAAATATAATTCATGTAACGCTCCTTTAGTTCGGTTGTAATGGATGCATGCTGATCCAACCCTTCCTTTAGCGAGCGCAGTACATCAAGAGCATTAATGGACGGCGTTTCTTTCCGGATAATGGTCGATGAGATTCGGTTAATAACATAACGCGGGTCAATACCGCCCATTCCCTCATCCGGATACTCCTTCTTCAGCTCTTCTACATCAGCTGTGTTGAATCCTTCTACATTCTCTCCATCATACAGACGCATTTTCTTCACCAAATCAATATCACCTTTTTTCGGGTCCTTCAATCTGGTTAATGTTGTGAACATCGCAGCTACACGCAAGGTGTGAGGGGCAATATGCACACCAGCCACATCACTGTCTTGAATCATTTTCTCATAAATCTTCTCTTCCTCAGATACCTTTAGATTATATGGGACAGGCATGACGATAATCCGTGAGTGCAGGGCCTCATTCTTCTTATTGGCTATAAAGGAACGGTACTCCGTTTCATTCGTATGCGCAACGATGAGCTCATCAGCAGAAATAAGGGCAAATCTACCAGCCTTGAAATTCCCCTCCTGCGTGAGAGAGAG includes:
- a CDS encoding peptide MFS transporter, which codes for MSANAQALNNKKHPPGLYLLFLTEMWERFSYYGMRAILILYLTTELVSGGLGIDSSVALSIYGFYTGAVYFTPLVGGWLADRYLGHRLSITIGGTLMALGNIALFAHQSRLALFIGLLLMIIGNGFFKPNISTLLGDLYKGNESRRDAGFTIFYMGINLGAFFAPLLIGFLSEDLFASTVNGVMHYGFRYGFLASAIGMIIGQVIFNLLANKYLGDIGKRPATIEVADGKEIKNNKPLTRGEKQRTWVIIIITCFVVFFWAGFEQAGSSLTLYTKDFVDREVFGWTMPISWFQSLNPFFIVLLAPAISALWVKLANSKRGDIPVPTKMAMGMITLGLGYIVLLFAVFQTGNDAATMAQKANMMFIIVTYLMHTLGELFLSPVGLSLVSRIAPVKLASLLMGVWLASSGIANILAGQLAAFTQSLGYFEVFAVIGGLAIFFGLLLLALSKKLVAMMETE
- a CDS encoding PrkA family serine protein kinase — protein: MDILKKIEQFRDEEEKLRWEGTFGDYLQLLKEKPWVAQSAHSRVYNMIKDAGVEVVNGKKKYSFFKGELFGLEEPLERLVEEYFHPAAKRLDVRKRILLLMGPVSGGKSTLVTLLKRGLEKYSRTERGAIYAIKGCPMHEDPLHLIPTHLRNDFFDEYGIRVEGNLSPLNMMRLEKDYHNRIEDMPVERIFLSEDKRVGVGTFSPSDPKSQDIADLTGSIDFSTIATYGSESDPRAYRFDGELNKANRGMMEFQEMLKCDEKFLWHLLSLTQEGNFKAGRFALISADELIVAHTNETEYRSFIANKKNEALHSRIIVMPVPYNLKVSEEEKIYEKMIQDSDVAGVHIAPHTLRVAAMFTTLTRLKDPKKGDIDLVKKMRLYDGENVEGFNTADVEELKKEYPDEGMGGIDPRYVINRISSTIIRKETPSINALDVLRSLKEGLDQHASITTELKERYMNYISLARKEYDDIAKKEVQKAFVYSYEESAKTLMNNYLDNVEAFCNKSKLRDVLTGEEINPDEKLMRSIEEQIGISENAKKAFREEILIRISAYARKGKRFDYNSHDRLREAIQKKLFADLKDVVKITTSSKTPDETQLKKINEVVARLIDEHGYNSTSANELLRYVGSLLNR
- the arcA gene encoding arginine deiminase; amino-acid sequence: MEKTRKSLHVTTEIGKLERVLLHRPGKEIEHLIPSNMERLLFDDIPFLPTMQKEHDAFAAVLKERGTEVVYLEKLVEESLLDEVVKGELIEAFLKESKNHLHKGYKALREYLDSLPPTELVKKLMEGVLKKDLDHYQKLHLDDLLSAHYPFYIDPLPNLYFTRDAAAVIGEGLTIHKMSTSARKRESLFWEFIMKYHPNYCINHHPQWLQRTYPFAMEGGDILVLSEEVVAIGVSERTSARAIEQLAHNLLGADNSYKKVMAVEIPKKRAFMHLDTVFTMVDQDKFTIHPEIEGLNGQMNIFLLELDSENEVQIARRTNLSETLKEALYLPEIALIPCGGGDSIFSPREQWNDGSNTLAIAPGVVITYDRNQVTNELLTEYGIEVIEVPSAELSRGRGGPRCMSMPLVRS
- the ltrA gene encoding group II intron reverse transcriptase/maturase, which encodes MLLNQILSRENMLLALKRVEKNKGSHGVDKMPVQNLRQHLVENWSSIREAILEGTYEPMPVRRVEIPKPDGGFRLLGIPTVTDRLIQQAIAQVVSKIYDPMFSEHSYGFRPNRSAHDAVRKAKGYIQEGYRWVVDMDLEKFFDKVNHDRLMSTLAKRIDEKPLLKLIRRYLQAGVMINGVVTSMEKGTPQGGPLSPLLSNIVLDELDKELESREHRFVRYADDCNIYVKSKRAGERTLASIQRLIEGKLRLKVNEKKSAVGRPWKRKFLGFTFASTKEPKIRIAKASIQRMKEKVRKITSRKMPYPMEYRIQKLNQYLTGWCGYFALADTKA
- the yhbH gene encoding sporulation protein YhbH, which translates into the protein MSDNSSHQFAISKEDWALHRKGFDDQQRHQEKVQEAIKNNLPDLITEESIIMSNGRDVVKIPIRSLDEYKIRYNYDKNKHVGQGDGDSQVGDVVARDGAGQKAPGKGGEAGDQAGEDYVESEVSLLEIQEALFSELELPNLKQKDQGDHVTEHYEFNDIRKTGLMGNVDKKRTMISAFKRNALSGTPGFVPIFQEDLKFKSWNTIEKPESKAVVLAMMDTSGSMGLWEKYMARSFFFWMTRFLRTKYETVDIEFIAHHTEAKVVEEEDFFSKGESGGTICSSAYRKALEIIEEKYPIERYNIYPFHFSDGDNLTSDNPRCIKLVGELMKVSNMFGYGEVNQYNRNSTLMSAYKNIKDEKFQYYILKQKADVFHAMRSFFKKEPEGAAGR